In a genomic window of Nodosilinea sp. E11:
- a CDS encoding DegT/DnrJ/EryC1/StrS family aminotransferase, translating into MSVIPPVDLTEQFQTIQADVNAAVAEVLASGQYINGPIVETFERAFGEYVGTEHCVGCNSGTDALYLALRAFNIGPGDEVITSPFTFIATAEAISAVGATPVFVDIDLDTFNLDVAKVEAAVGDRTRAIMPVHLFGRPVDMGPVMDLAARHDLVVIEDCAQATGAEWMGQQVGRIGQVGCFSFFPTKNLGGCGDGGAITTNDAELAATARMLREHGSRVRYHHEAIGINSRLDSVQAAILAIKLRHLDSWNQRRTAVAERYDSLLTSVAEVVRPQAVTFGRSVWNQYTLRLTQATLEGQERNQVQQAMREAGVISMVYYPIPLHLQPVYQHLGYRPGDLPQAESAAHQVLSLPMFPELGEEQQMQVVQTLKTALAQVGLRAAQYC; encoded by the coding sequence GTGAGTGTAATTCCTCCTGTCGATCTTACGGAGCAGTTTCAAACGATTCAAGCCGATGTTAATGCCGCTGTAGCTGAGGTGCTGGCCTCTGGGCAATACATTAATGGGCCGATCGTTGAAACGTTTGAAAGAGCTTTCGGCGAGTATGTGGGCACCGAGCACTGTGTTGGGTGTAATTCGGGTACTGATGCGCTCTATCTGGCTCTACGTGCTTTTAATATTGGCCCTGGGGATGAGGTAATTACATCCCCGTTTACGTTCATTGCCACAGCGGAGGCCATTAGCGCTGTGGGGGCCACGCCGGTGTTTGTCGATATTGATCTCGACACCTTCAATTTGGATGTGGCTAAGGTAGAGGCAGCGGTGGGCGATCGCACCCGAGCCATTATGCCAGTGCACCTCTTTGGTCGGCCTGTAGACATGGGACCGGTGATGGATTTGGCCGCCCGCCATGACTTGGTCGTGATCGAAGACTGTGCCCAGGCCACTGGAGCCGAGTGGATGGGACAGCAGGTAGGCCGCATTGGTCAGGTAGGTTGTTTTAGTTTCTTCCCCACTAAAAACTTGGGAGGCTGCGGCGATGGTGGGGCCATTACCACTAACGATGCCGAGCTAGCGGCCACCGCCCGCATGCTGCGAGAGCATGGCAGTCGAGTTAGATATCACCACGAGGCCATTGGTATCAACAGCCGACTAGACTCGGTGCAGGCCGCCATTTTAGCCATCAAGCTCCGCCACCTAGACAGCTGGAATCAGCGTCGTACCGCAGTAGCAGAGCGCTACGATAGCCTGCTGACTTCGGTAGCCGAGGTGGTTCGTCCTCAAGCGGTTACCTTTGGCCGCTCAGTCTGGAACCAGTACACTCTGCGGCTCACCCAGGCCACCCTTGAGGGGCAAGAGCGCAACCAAGTGCAGCAGGCCATGCGAGAAGCTGGGGTGATCTCGATGGTTTACTATCCTATCCCGCTACATCTCCAGCCGGTGTACCAGCATCTGGGCTATCGGCCCGGCGATCTGCCCCAGGCTGAGAGCGCGGCTCACCAGGTGTTGTCACTGCCGATGTTTCCTGAGCTGGGTGAAGAACAGCAGATGCAGGTGGTGCAAACCCTCAAAACGGCGCTAGCCCAGGTAGGTCTCAGGGCCGCTCAGTATTGCTAA